A window of Deinococcus aerophilus genomic DNA:
GCGGGGTCTCACGAAACCAGCGTTTGGTGCTGGGATCGCCGTAGAACAGGTCATCGTAGTGGGCGTGGGCGGGCAGCGGGGAGACGTGGGCAAACTGGACCGCGCCCACCCGCACCTCGCGGGGAAAGCCTTCCATCCAGGCCCGGAGGTGGGCGGGCAACAGCACGCCGCCGTGTTGCGGATCGAACTCCAGGTGACTCAGGCCGCCGCCTGTGCCCAGCACGTATCCGCCGCTCAGAACCGCGTCGTCGTGGTTGCCCAGAATGATGTGGACCGCGTGGGGGGCCGCCTGCTGGTAGGTCCGCAGCCGCTCCAGCTGGATCACCTGGGCGCGCGCCGCCAGAAACAGGTGGTCGGGGTCGGCGGAATGGAAACGGGGCAGGCCGGTGAGGCGGGCATAGTCGCGCTCGCTCTTGGGATGCACCAGATCACCAATCAGCACAACCTGAAACAGCCCCGCGAGGACCGGAGCCGTCGGCAGACACTGGGCGTCGGCACAGCTCGCCGCGCGCAGAGCCGACCACAGCGTGTCGAAGTCGGCGTGAACGTCGCCAAAGGCCATGAACTTTCTCATGCCCGGTCAGTCTAGCCGCTCGCGGTCCCGGACAGGCGGGGCATGAGGCCGCCGTACCCCCGGGCCCCTCAGATGCGCTCCTCAGCCCTTCAGGATGGTCTGCAGCTCCTTGTAGATGGCGCGGCTCTCCTCCACCGTCTCGCCGTACCCGCTCATCAGGATGCGCGTGGCCTCCACTCCCTTGCCCGCGACGCGCAGCTGGTCGAGCAGGTCATTGATGTGGCTGCGGGCCTTGTCCATCTGTGGATCGCGCGGCGGCTCGGGCGGAAGTGCGGTCCCCGTGGGCAGGTCGGGCAGCGGCGCGTCGGCCTCGAGGTCGGCGGTGTTGGCGCCGTCTTCCGGATCGTAGGCCACCCAGTGACCGTCGCCGGCCGAGGTCAGACCGTAGGTGCGGGCCATGTCGGCCAGGGCGGCGCGCTTGGCGTCTTCCAGGGTGTGGGCACCCGCCAGCCCCTCGCGGCCCACGCCGAGCAGCACCACTCGGGCGCGCACCACCGGCGGCTGCACGCTCTCACAGACCCAGCCCAGCTCCCACTGGGGGTCCAGGCGCTCCAGGTGGGCGGCCATCTGGTCGGGATCGGGAACGGGAACGACGCGCGCCTGGTCGCCCCGGACTTCCAGGGTCGCCCAGGCGGTCATGCAGGCGCGCAGGGCCTCGCGCACGCGGTCAGGATCAGCCATGCCCGCCAGTGTAGCGGGACCGGGCCGCGCCGGGTCTGTGTTGCTTCTCGCCCTTGCGGGGCCCGCTTACTGACCAGGCTGCAGGCCCGGCGTCAGGGTCAGGCGGCGGGTCTGGCCCCAGTCGGCCGGATCGGTGCTCATGGGCAGGTACTCGCCCGCAACCCACTTCTTCTGCTGGTCACTGACGTGTGCGCCCAGCGGATTGCCGTCCTGCCCCAGGCTGCCGATGAAGATGCTGCGGTTGAGGTTCCCCAGATCCACGATCTGGCGGTAGCTGGGCCCGTGGGTCTGGCGGAAGGTGCCGGCCTCGGGACGGGCCACGTTGACGGTGTTGGTGCCGCCGTGGGTGGGCGCGCGGTGGTTGAACAGCCACGCGAGCGCTTCCACGTTTCCGAAGGCGCGGTGGTTGCTCGCCACCTGATGCAGCCGGCCGTAGGTCCAGCGCTGCGGATCACTGCCCAGGCGGGCGCTGAGGTCGTCCACCGCTGTTTTCAGCGAGGCGCTCAGAAAGGCGGCGCAGTTCTGGAGCTTGCGGGCCTCGTCGCGGCACAGCTCGCCGTTGGTCTGCAGCTGCCGCAAGGCGCTCAGGCTGTTCAGGGTCGTGTCGTCGCCCAGCTCGTCACGGGCCATGCCCTGCAGCGCCATCAGCCACGCCTCGAAGATGGTGGGGGCCACTGCCCCCGCCCGCTCGTCGCCGTCCCAGCCACGCAGCACCTCCAGCGCCCGGCGGCTGAGGTCATCCTCCGGCCGGGCCGCGAGCAGCGCCTCTTTCATGTCTCTCCAGACCAGGCTGACGGTGTCGAGCTGCACCGCCTTCACGTCCTCGACCGTGACCCCCGTGGGCCGGGCCTCCAGCAGCTGGGTGATGCGCTCGGCTCGGTACGGCTCGGCCCAGTTGCGCGGGTTGCTCAGGGCATAGGGGTAGCCGTCGGGCACGACCCGGTTGTTGGCGGTCACCACCAGTCCGTCGGCCGGATTGTACGTATGGGGCAGCGCGCCGAAGGGAATGTATCCCTGCCACTCGCGGCTGCCGTCCCCGCTGACCGGCAGGCTGCCGTCCCAGCCCTCGCGGACCGGCACCCGGCCCGGCGCGTAGTAGCCGGTGTTGCCGTCCACATCGGCGTACACGAAGTTCTGGCTGGGAGCCACGTACCTTTGCAGCGCGCGGGTGAAGTCGGTCCAGTTCTGGGCATAGTTCAGGCCCAGAAAGGCGTCCATGGTGGTGTCTCCCGGTTGCAGCGCCGTCCACTGCAGGGCCACGCGCGGCCCGACCGCCGCCGCGCCGGCGTCACTGACGATGGGGCCGTGCCGGCTTTCCCGCACGGTGAGCTGCAGGTCGGCCCCGCCCTTGACCCGGATGGTCTCCGTGCGCTCGGTGAGTGTGGCCGTCGCCGGCTCGATGTACAGGTCCTGCACATCGGGGTTCACGTTGGTCACGCCCCAGGCCACGCGCTCGTTGCGCCCGATCACGATGGCGGGCAGGCCCGGAATGCTGGCCCCGATGGCCTTCAGGGTCGGGCCCTGCAGGTCGGCGAGGTACCACAGCATCGGGCTGGTCAGGGCAAGGTGCGGATCGTCGGCCAGAATCGGCTTGCCGCTCGCGGTGCGGCTGCCACCGATCACCCAGTCGTTGCTGCCCTTGCCGGGAACGCGGTGCAGCCTCAGCTCCCGCGCGGCCTGCAGGTGGGCCTGCAGCGCCTGCACGGTGGCGGCGGGCAGGGCGGCGGTGTCGGGCAGGGGGGCGGGCACCGCGCCCGTCGCGGGCAGCTCGTCGGCACTGAGGATGGTGGGAGCGCCGGCCGGATAGGGGGCCGTGACCTCGTTCAGACCCGGCTGGCCCAGACGGGCCACGACGCGGGTGTTCAGAA
This region includes:
- a CDS encoding metallophosphoesterase; protein product: MRKFMAFGDVHADFDTLWSALRAASCADAQCLPTAPVLAGLFQVVLIGDLVHPKSERDYARLTGLPRFHSADPDHLFLAARAQVIQLERLRTYQQAAPHAVHIILGNHDDAVLSGGYVLGTGGGLSHLEFDPQHGGVLLPAHLRAWMEGFPREVRVGAVQFAHVSPLPAHAHYDDLFYGDPSTKRWFRETPQYVEMAGLHFGVYGHTQVEGGILLDADHRFAMIDALHDREYLELMLADDAAPTSDAALQGVRAVPF
- a CDS encoding single-stranded DNA-binding protein → MADPDRVREALRACMTAWATLEVRGDQARVVPVPDPDQMAAHLERLDPQWELGWVCESVQPPVVRARVVLLGVGREGLAGAHTLEDAKRAALADMARTYGLTSAGDGHWVAYDPEDGANTADLEADAPLPDLPTGTALPPEPPRDPQMDKARSHINDLLDQLRVAGKGVEATRILMSGYGETVEESRAIYKELQTILKG
- a CDS encoding penicillin acylase family protein — translated: MVRRGTGRGSAWSKWGRGVLWLVLLVLLAALSVVWWVRVTSLPQETGTLELLGVRGEVTVTRDQWGVPHIRAPSDEDAVFALGFVHWQDRAWQMDFQRRVVQGRLSEVLGEAALGQDRFLRTWGFQRAAGSVLPELSAQSRALVRAYTAGVNAAMRRGKVAPEFRILGYTPEAWTEVDSVSWSKLMAYDLGGNMDDEVLNTRVVARLGQPGLNEVTAPYPAGAPTILSADELPATGAVPAPLPDTAALPAATVQALQAHLQAARELRLHRVPGKGSNDWVIGGSRTASGKPILADDPHLALTSPMLWYLADLQGPTLKAIGASIPGLPAIVIGRNERVAWGVTNVNPDVQDLYIEPATATLTERTETIRVKGGADLQLTVRESRHGPIVSDAGAAAVGPRVALQWTALQPGDTTMDAFLGLNYAQNWTDFTRALQRYVAPSQNFVYADVDGNTGYYAPGRVPVREGWDGSLPVSGDGSREWQGYIPFGALPHTYNPADGLVVTANNRVVPDGYPYALSNPRNWAEPYRAERITQLLEARPTGVTVEDVKAVQLDTVSLVWRDMKEALLAARPEDDLSRRALEVLRGWDGDERAGAVAPTIFEAWLMALQGMARDELGDDTTLNSLSALRQLQTNGELCRDEARKLQNCAAFLSASLKTAVDDLSARLGSDPQRWTYGRLHQVASNHRAFGNVEALAWLFNHRAPTHGGTNTVNVARPEAGTFRQTHGPSYRQIVDLGNLNRSIFIGSLGQDGNPLGAHVSDQQKKWVAGEYLPMSTDPADWGQTRRLTLTPGLQPGQ